The following proteins are co-located in the Chitinispirillum alkaliphilum genome:
- a CDS encoding Triosephosphate isomerase codes for MERKNFIAGNWKMNTTLDEARKLAQEVVEAVGQNADVDVAVCPPYTNLLAVGEVIKGSNVKLGAQDVHWEAKGAYTGKVSCDMLKSIGVTYVIIGHSEQRTYFGETDETVNKKVKAALSAGLLPIICVGETLEQRKSGEMNNVIERQVEGAFEGVSAEDAVKCTIAYEPVWAIGTGETATPEQANEAHVFIRKILSRIFGEENSNTIRIQYGGSMKPDNAKALLAQSDVDGGLIGGAALKASDFAGIVQPK; via the coding sequence ATGGAAAGAAAGAATTTCATTGCAGGTAACTGGAAAATGAACACCACCCTTGATGAAGCTCGTAAGCTTGCTCAGGAAGTGGTTGAAGCTGTCGGGCAGAATGCAGATGTTGATGTTGCGGTTTGCCCACCATATACCAATCTCCTTGCTGTAGGAGAGGTGATTAAAGGTTCCAATGTAAAACTTGGTGCTCAGGATGTTCACTGGGAGGCCAAAGGAGCCTATACCGGAAAAGTAAGCTGTGACATGCTTAAGAGTATCGGGGTAACCTATGTAATCATTGGTCACTCAGAGCAGCGTACATATTTCGGTGAAACAGATGAAACTGTAAACAAAAAAGTAAAAGCGGCTCTCTCTGCAGGGCTTCTCCCCATAATTTGTGTTGGAGAAACTCTGGAACAGAGAAAAAGCGGCGAGATGAATAATGTTATTGAGCGTCAGGTTGAGGGAGCATTTGAAGGCGTTTCCGCTGAGGATGCTGTTAAGTGCACTATCGCTTATGAACCAGTGTGGGCTATAGGCACCGGTGAAACTGCAACCCCTGAACAGGCAAATGAAGCACATGTATTTATAAGAAAAATACTGTCACGAATTTTTGGTGAAGAAAACAGTAACACAATTCGTATACAGTACGGCGGCAGTATGAAGCCGGATAATGCTAAGGCACTGCTTGCACAGAGTGATGTTGATGGCGGTTTGATTGGCGGAGCCGCTCTCAAAGCTTCTGACTTTGCAGGAATCGTGCAACCTAAATAA
- a CDS encoding preprotein translocase, SecG subunit: MLFFGILLFVFILVCFLLCVIVLIQSDKGGGLSGAIGGFGGAANYLGTQDTANILTRGTAIFAAAFLVLCVIMSFVVSNTGVSAERSLLQERAEQHQQFTPSSALEGRELPIPENEAEEDAAPLLPVEPAQSDEE, from the coding sequence ATGTTATTTTTTGGAATTCTCTTGTTTGTTTTTATCTTAGTGTGTTTTTTGCTTTGTGTAATCGTTTTGATACAGTCTGATAAGGGTGGCGGACTATCTGGTGCGATTGGTGGTTTCGGCGGAGCTGCAAACTATCTTGGCACACAGGATACAGCTAATATCCTTACCAGAGGGACAGCAATTTTTGCAGCGGCCTTTTTGGTGCTTTGCGTAATTATGTCCTTTGTGGTTTCGAATACAGGTGTTTCAGCCGAGAGATCGCTTCTTCAGGAAAGGGCTGAACAGCATCAGCAGTTTACACCATCTTCTGCGCTTGAGGGAAGAGAACTTCCTATTCCTGAAAATGAGGCCGAAGAAGATGCTGCTCCGTTGCTTCCTGTGGAACCTGCTCAGAGCGATGAGGAATAG
- a CDS encoding Ribosomal RNA large subunit methyltransferase N, translating to MDTPKTPLKNLTFGELENILLAEGEKKFRTTQVFKWLYQKRVDQFDQMTDMSKLLREKLEKKFSLSKLYPKYILESKFGDAVKFGFQLNDSPYIIESVLLSDDKRRTACISSQVGCALGCSFCETGKLGFIRNLTQGEIVGQIIGINDYLLSKSDRMVTNVVFMGMGEALSNFSNFTRSLSVLMGAEAFNIGGRRITVSTAGVVPSIERLIKEGLNIGLAISLNAWNNEIRSQFMPINRRFPIEQLVSVSKRYFQKTGRRVTFEYILIRDLTDTIQAASKLEKMLGGFPCKINLIPLNNTGLENFEPTADQKTIRFSEELHRRGLAATIRKSRGRDIMGACGQLTAFNNSDLQQKKETK from the coding sequence ATGGATACTCCTAAAACTCCGCTGAAAAATTTGACCTTTGGCGAACTGGAAAATATTCTTCTCGCTGAAGGGGAAAAAAAATTTCGCACCACTCAGGTTTTCAAATGGCTCTATCAGAAGAGAGTCGATCAGTTTGATCAGATGACCGATATGTCAAAGCTTCTAAGAGAGAAACTTGAGAAGAAGTTCTCTCTGTCCAAGCTCTATCCCAAATACATTCTTGAGTCTAAATTCGGTGATGCGGTCAAGTTCGGTTTTCAACTCAACGACTCCCCGTATATAATAGAGAGTGTTCTTCTCTCTGATGATAAACGAAGAACCGCCTGTATATCAAGCCAGGTTGGTTGTGCTCTGGGGTGTTCATTTTGCGAAACAGGGAAATTAGGTTTTATCCGGAATCTCACTCAGGGAGAGATTGTTGGGCAGATAATCGGGATTAACGATTACCTCCTCTCAAAATCAGACCGAATGGTTACCAACGTAGTTTTTATGGGTATGGGGGAGGCGCTGAGTAATTTTTCCAATTTCACACGTTCTCTTTCAGTTCTTATGGGTGCAGAGGCATTTAATATCGGGGGACGCAGGATAACGGTTTCCACTGCAGGAGTGGTACCCTCAATAGAGCGTCTTATAAAGGAGGGGCTCAATATTGGGTTGGCTATTTCTCTCAATGCCTGGAACAATGAAATCAGAAGTCAATTTATGCCAATTAACAGAAGATTCCCAATTGAGCAGCTTGTTTCAGTTTCCAAACGATATTTTCAAAAAACCGGCCGGCGCGTTACGTTTGAATACATACTGATACGTGATTTAACTGATACAATCCAGGCTGCAAGCAAGCTGGAGAAAATGCTTGGGGGTTTTCCCTGCAAAATCAATCTTATACCCCTTAATAATACCGGTCTTGAAAATTTTGAGCCCACTGCAGATCAAAAGACAATACGTTTTTCCGAAGAACTTCACCGCAGAGGGCTGGCTGCTACTATCAGAAAAAGCCGTGGCAGAGATATTATGGGAGCTTGCGGGCAGCTTACCGCTTTCAACAATTCAGATCTTCAACAAAAAAAAGAGACGAAATAA
- a CDS encoding Flagellin protein FlaA: MRINHNISSMVTQGTLNRVNREMSTSLERLSTGLRINRASDDAAGLGVSENLRTQVRGTAQARRNAQDGIAALTIAEGAANEISDILQRMRELAVQSANDTLTDTERAYTNQEFQQLISEIDRIAEVTNYNGMKLISDTEGHTTNTRFGVGEGSNVWIDANASDSDRIQVQIAVLSTEGLNIDDQDLTDQASSVEAITALDAAIDDVNTMRSDMGAYINRLDHAINNLTISNTNQQAAESLIRDVDFAHESSRFTRNQILTQSGTAMLAQANMVPQSVLSLI; this comes from the coding sequence ATGCGTATCAATCATAACATTTCATCAATGGTAACTCAGGGAACCCTTAACAGAGTTAACCGCGAGATGTCCACTTCTCTTGAACGGTTGTCTACAGGTCTTCGTATTAACCGTGCAAGTGATGATGCTGCAGGTCTTGGTGTTTCTGAAAACCTCCGTACACAGGTCAGAGGTACAGCTCAGGCAAGACGTAATGCTCAGGACGGTATCGCTGCCCTTACTATTGCTGAAGGTGCTGCAAACGAGATTTCTGATATCTTACAGCGTATGCGTGAACTGGCTGTGCAGTCTGCTAATGACACTCTTACAGACACAGAACGGGCGTACACCAATCAGGAGTTTCAGCAGCTTATTTCTGAAATCGACCGTATCGCGGAAGTTACCAACTACAATGGTATGAAACTGATCTCTGATACAGAAGGTCACACTACCAATACCAGGTTTGGAGTTGGTGAAGGATCAAATGTGTGGATTGATGCCAATGCAAGCGATAGTGACAGAATTCAGGTCCAGATTGCAGTTCTCTCAACAGAAGGTCTGAACATTGATGATCAGGACCTTACTGATCAGGCTTCTTCTGTGGAGGCTATCACAGCGCTGGATGCAGCCATTGACGATGTGAACACTATGCGTTCTGATATGGGAGCTTACATCAATCGTTTGGATCATGCAATTAACAACCTGACAATCTCCAATACTAACCAGCAGGCTGCAGAATCTCTGATACGTGATGTGGACTTTGCTCACGAGAGTTCAAGATTCACCCGTAATCAGATCCTGACTCAGTCCGGTACAGCTATGCTTGCTCAGGCAAATATGGTTCCTCAGAGTGTATTGTCACTCATCTGA
- a CDS encoding 23S rRNA (guanosine-2'-O-) -methyltransferase rlmB: MKAFSETNIYNEMGIKMNQTDIPIYGVHAVRELIKTRKQDIEHIYFDKDKKNEDLFNLIKTSRKERLNYNLVPEIKLNSLSGSSRHQGVVAFCSIKPYSSPDELKQIISRKKSPLLLVAASVEDPLNLGAIIRSAVAFGVDAMLLERKNTVPLNASVARSSAGMIEHLAVGKPRNLEGFLKELLKQDFTIAGAHMTKGEQPDAADLTGPIILVCGGENRGIPPYLDKLCTTHLKIPMTGAAQSLNVSAASAVLMYECMRQRGFPESER, from the coding sequence GTGAAAGCCTTCTCAGAAACCAACATTTACAACGAAATGGGCATAAAGATGAATCAGACCGACATTCCGATCTATGGTGTTCATGCAGTCAGAGAACTGATCAAAACCAGAAAACAGGATATTGAACATATATACTTCGATAAAGATAAAAAAAATGAAGATCTTTTTAACCTGATCAAGACCAGCAGAAAAGAGCGCCTCAATTACAATCTGGTCCCGGAGATTAAGCTAAACTCTCTTAGCGGAAGCAGCAGACACCAGGGAGTAGTGGCATTCTGCAGCATAAAACCCTACTCAAGCCCTGATGAACTGAAACAAATCATCTCCCGGAAAAAATCACCACTTCTACTTGTCGCAGCTTCAGTTGAAGACCCGCTGAACCTTGGCGCAATAATACGCTCTGCAGTAGCTTTTGGAGTGGATGCCATGCTTCTTGAACGAAAAAACACAGTGCCTCTCAATGCCTCTGTTGCAAGAAGTTCCGCAGGAATGATCGAGCATCTTGCGGTTGGAAAACCAAGGAATCTCGAAGGGTTCCTAAAAGAGCTTCTCAAACAAGACTTCACCATTGCAGGAGCCCATATGACAAAAGGCGAACAGCCTGATGCAGCAGATCTGACCGGTCCGATTATACTGGTCTGTGGTGGAGAAAACCGCGGTATCCCTCCTTACCTCGATAAGCTCTGCACCACACATTTAAAAATCCCCATGACCGGTGCAGCTCAGTCTCTTAACGTTTCAGCCGCTTCTGCTGTGCTTATGTACGAGTGCATGCGCCAGAGAGGCTTTCCCGAATCCGAACGATAG
- a CDS encoding Twin-arginine translocation protein TatA encodes MGFIGTQELLIILLIVIVLFGAKKIPELARGLGNGIREFRKASSEIDKPIDTGMDKQSNEESGN; translated from the coding sequence ATGGGATTTATCGGCACGCAGGAATTATTGATAATTCTGCTCATAGTAATTGTTTTGTTTGGGGCAAAGAAGATTCCTGAACTGGCCAGGGGATTGGGCAATGGTATCAGGGAGTTCAGAAAAGCTTCTTCTGAAATCGACAAACCCATTGATACAGGGATGGACAAGCAGAGTAATGAGGAAAGTGGTAATTAG
- a CDS encoding Twin-arginine translocation protein TatC: MKSCSDREMTFLEHLEELRWVLIKIAASILLFAIPSILYWREIFDLLMVFPLRFTAPTPVFIYTNPAQGIVLSVKIALASAVICAAPFIFYQVWKFLSPALKTGEKRLLLPVAVASTLLFLAGVAFCYFTLPFVLQFLIAYASGILEPMFRADEYLGFMLKIALSLGFVFQLPVISFILARSGIITHSFLIRNSNYAVITMFIVAALLTPPDIFSQIMIVLPLSLLYGLSIVIALIAGRKST; the protein is encoded by the coding sequence ATGAAATCATGCTCAGACAGAGAGATGACTTTCCTGGAACATCTGGAAGAGTTGCGGTGGGTATTGATAAAAATTGCTGCATCTATTCTGCTTTTTGCTATACCATCAATTCTTTACTGGAGAGAGATTTTTGACCTCCTGATGGTATTTCCGCTTCGCTTCACTGCGCCAACACCTGTTTTTATCTATACAAATCCCGCACAGGGTATAGTGCTCAGTGTAAAAATAGCCCTTGCTTCAGCGGTCATATGTGCTGCGCCTTTTATATTCTATCAAGTATGGAAATTTCTCTCTCCGGCCCTGAAAACCGGGGAGAAAAGATTACTGCTTCCGGTTGCGGTTGCCTCGACACTCCTTTTCCTGGCTGGAGTGGCCTTTTGTTATTTTACTCTTCCATTTGTGCTGCAGTTTCTTATCGCCTATGCATCCGGAATACTTGAACCGATGTTCAGGGCTGATGAGTATCTTGGGTTTATGCTCAAGATCGCACTCTCTCTGGGATTTGTCTTTCAATTACCGGTAATATCCTTCATCCTTGCACGTAGCGGTATAATAACCCATTCATTTCTTATCAGAAATTCAAATTACGCAGTAATCACCATGTTCATAGTTGCAGCCCTCCTGACACCACCGGATATCTTCTCTCAGATTATGATTGTGCTGCCGCTGTCGCTGCTTTATGGCTTGAGTATAGTTATCGCCCTGATTGCCGGGAGAAAGTCCACTTGA
- a CDS encoding 5-formyltetrahydrofolate cyclo-ligase: MNTGIGFSEIILIFTLVLLLFGSKELPRFFREAGRLISLFRSYRDQIKSEFDKVTLPLESQYSEKEKKQQLRAHFSSRRDRIEKKKQTELSSMIHASILSLSLFNSSRSVMVYCSKGSEADTFDLIDEMLCRGKRVIVPFCRDGGNQIGIAEIKDSSKELVRGKYGIPEPLESLRDNFLKSDIDIVLCPGVAFDRYGMRLGWGGGYYDRFLGELKGKTPIIGLAFNCQISSVPLPVNRHDISVDEVITESGPLLGFCKPDLEPHYPVSELT, encoded by the coding sequence TTGAACACAGGAATTGGTTTTTCAGAGATAATTCTGATATTCACTCTTGTTCTGCTTTTATTCGGATCAAAGGAGCTGCCACGGTTTTTCAGGGAGGCTGGCAGGTTGATCTCTTTGTTCAGAAGCTACAGAGATCAAATCAAGAGTGAATTTGACAAGGTCACCTTGCCGTTAGAATCGCAGTATAGTGAAAAAGAAAAAAAACAGCAGCTCAGGGCTCATTTCTCAAGCCGTAGAGACCGTATCGAAAAGAAAAAGCAGACAGAGCTTTCTTCAATGATTCATGCATCGATACTCTCACTCAGTTTATTCAACTCCTCACGTTCGGTTATGGTATATTGTAGCAAGGGTTCAGAAGCGGATACTTTCGATCTGATAGATGAAATGCTCTGCAGGGGAAAGAGGGTGATAGTTCCTTTCTGCAGAGATGGAGGCAATCAGATTGGTATTGCGGAGATCAAGGACTCTTCGAAGGAACTGGTCAGGGGTAAGTATGGTATACCAGAACCGCTTGAGAGTCTTAGAGATAATTTTCTTAAAAGTGATATCGACATTGTTCTGTGTCCCGGAGTGGCCTTTGACAGATACGGTATGCGCCTGGGTTGGGGCGGAGGGTACTATGACAGATTTTTAGGTGAGTTAAAGGGTAAAACCCCGATAATTGGCCTCGCATTCAATTGTCAGATCAGCTCTGTTCCGCTCCCAGTGAATAGGCACGACATCTCAGTTGATGAGGTAATTACAGAATCGGGACCCCTGTTGGGCTTTTGTAAACCAGATTTGGAACCACACTATCCTGTTTCGGAGTTGACTTAA
- a CDS encoding Succinate dehydrogenase, hydrophobic anchor subunit has protein sequence MSYSEKPTDLLKKISVVITLIKTDRQAAQWLFQRVSGAVLFFLIIFHSHFIMPGFFSGGNWSYTDYIFALSTPINKIITILFFRLH, from the coding sequence TTGTCATACTCTGAAAAACCCACTGATCTTTTGAAAAAAATCTCTGTAGTCATTACACTTATAAAAACCGACAGGCAAGCGGCTCAATGGTTGTTTCAAAGGGTATCCGGAGCAGTCCTGTTTTTCCTGATAATTTTTCATTCTCACTTCATTATGCCTGGTTTTTTCTCCGGGGGCAATTGGTCCTATACTGATTATATTTTCGCTCTTAGCACCCCAATAAATAAGATCATAACAATTTTGTTTTTTCGTTTGCATTAG
- a CDS encoding Succinate dehydrogenase flavoprotein subunit translates to MNSDILIKNVSTYECDVLVIGAGIAGLQAALQISPDYRIAVLSKVFPVRSHSGAAQGGIAAALGNCGRDEISWHIYDTLRGSDSLADKNAVEYMCNNAPQTVIELENMGVPFSRTESGSIIQRRFGGHTSDYGRNSNVNRVCFSADRTGHAILSTLWGECLKRKIPFFSEYFVFSLLINDGVCGGVAAWDIIRGGITVFRSKAVVLATGGYSRIYDFTTNPYINTGDGAALVLNHGIPLQDMEFIQFHPTALHPSGILISETARAEGGILLNGRGERFMERCQPVLKELAYRDKVSRAIQSEIDKGNGVGGEDYVHLDLRGVGAGKISRCMPQIREIALKFAGIDPADSPLSVRPAAHYSMGGIPVSLNGKVLLDGRSQEATGLYACGEAACVSVHGANRLGCNSLLEAAFFGKITGQSVDQYIKNFSGSVPGQTGLSLHISDRIEQLLSCSKTNCELPVIKQRFQRSMSAFCGIFRDKTALSKGCDDLLDISTSLGEWCVKDRGVVYNSELIEALELQNMIVLARATLLSALHRKESRGAHYRTDYPLKNDEKWKKHSLVCYISDEYSVDYKPVKA, encoded by the coding sequence ATGAATAGTGATATTTTGATAAAGAATGTATCAACTTATGAGTGTGATGTTCTTGTCATTGGTGCAGGTATAGCGGGTCTTCAGGCCGCGCTTCAAATATCGCCCGATTACAGGATCGCAGTGTTGTCTAAAGTTTTCCCGGTTCGCTCTCATTCCGGAGCAGCCCAGGGCGGGATCGCTGCAGCTCTTGGAAATTGTGGCCGTGATGAAATTTCATGGCACATATATGATACATTACGGGGCAGTGACAGTTTGGCTGACAAGAATGCGGTAGAGTATATGTGCAACAATGCACCTCAAACGGTCATTGAACTGGAAAATATGGGAGTTCCTTTTTCCAGAACCGAATCTGGTTCTATTATACAAAGACGATTCGGCGGGCACACATCGGATTATGGCAGGAATTCAAACGTAAACAGGGTGTGTTTTTCTGCAGACAGAACGGGCCATGCGATACTCTCAACTCTCTGGGGAGAATGCCTGAAACGGAAAATACCTTTCTTCTCTGAATATTTTGTTTTCTCCCTTTTGATAAATGACGGAGTTTGTGGCGGAGTCGCAGCATGGGATATAATCAGGGGAGGAATAACTGTTTTCAGATCAAAAGCCGTAGTATTGGCCACCGGAGGTTATTCACGAATTTATGATTTCACCACCAACCCCTATATAAACACCGGGGATGGTGCTGCGCTGGTGTTAAACCATGGGATACCACTTCAGGATATGGAATTTATTCAGTTTCATCCTACAGCTTTACATCCATCAGGAATTCTTATAAGTGAAACAGCCCGGGCTGAAGGAGGGATTCTCCTCAATGGCAGGGGTGAGCGATTTATGGAGCGTTGTCAACCTGTTTTGAAAGAGCTCGCTTATCGTGATAAGGTCTCAAGAGCGATACAGTCTGAAATCGACAAGGGGAATGGGGTCGGGGGTGAGGATTATGTGCATCTGGACCTCAGAGGTGTTGGAGCAGGTAAGATTTCCCGGTGCATGCCCCAGATAAGAGAAATCGCACTTAAGTTTGCTGGGATCGATCCGGCAGATAGTCCCCTGTCAGTCAGGCCTGCAGCTCATTATTCAATGGGTGGTATTCCGGTTTCTCTCAATGGGAAAGTGCTTCTTGATGGCAGGTCTCAAGAGGCAACCGGGCTGTACGCATGCGGTGAAGCAGCATGTGTTTCGGTACACGGGGCCAACAGGCTTGGTTGCAACTCTCTGCTTGAAGCTGCGTTTTTCGGGAAAATAACAGGTCAGAGTGTGGATCAGTATATAAAAAATTTCTCAGGATCAGTGCCTGGTCAAACAGGTTTATCTCTGCATATCTCAGACAGGATAGAGCAGCTATTGTCCTGCAGCAAAACTAACTGTGAACTGCCCGTAATCAAACAGAGATTTCAAAGGAGTATGTCTGCTTTTTGTGGCATTTTTCGCGATAAAACAGCTCTAAGCAAAGGATGTGACGACCTTTTGGATATAAGTACATCTTTGGGGGAATGGTGTGTGAAAGACAGGGGAGTGGTATATAACAGTGAGTTGATCGAAGCGTTAGAGCTTCAGAATATGATTGTATTGGCCCGGGCAACTCTTCTATCTGCGTTGCACAGAAAAGAGAGCAGGGGAGCGCACTACAGAACGGATTATCCTCTTAAAAATGACGAAAAATGGAAAAAACACTCCCTGGTGTGTTATATTTCGGATGAGTATAGTGTGGATTACAAACCTGTGAAGGCATAA
- a CDS encoding Succinate dehydrogenase iron-sulfur protein, translating into MSELYEFQIERCNSERKKGRIEFSRFHLEVKASTTVLECLIKLKDESDSTLSFRKSCRSGICGSCAMNINGVNRLACETSLISLKKKRVFLRPLPSFKVIKDLVVDMSSFFEAFELIKPYIYNSLSDSLISQSKQSIPQRTALDGAYECIHCGACNSTCPVFRKDNLFCGPAALLKLYRYLIDSRDRGWKERLEVLTSMDGLWKCRSVYACTEVCPKGLNPGAVIDKLKRIILSDRLKLSV; encoded by the coding sequence TTGTCAGAGTTGTATGAATTTCAAATTGAGCGATGTAATTCCGAACGTAAAAAGGGACGGATAGAATTCTCAAGATTTCACCTCGAAGTAAAAGCTTCCACTACGGTTCTTGAGTGCCTCATAAAGCTCAAGGATGAATCAGACAGCACACTATCTTTCAGGAAATCATGCAGAAGTGGTATTTGTGGGTCGTGTGCTATGAATATTAACGGTGTAAACAGGCTGGCTTGTGAAACGTCGCTGATTTCATTAAAGAAAAAGCGGGTTTTTTTACGCCCGCTACCTTCTTTTAAGGTGATAAAGGATCTTGTGGTAGATATGTCATCCTTTTTTGAAGCGTTTGAGCTTATAAAACCTTATATTTATAATAGCCTCAGCGATTCACTCATTTCGCAAAGCAAACAGTCAATTCCCCAACGAACGGCTTTGGATGGAGCGTATGAGTGTATCCATTGCGGAGCATGTAACAGTACATGTCCTGTTTTCCGTAAAGACAATCTGTTTTGCGGGCCGGCAGCTTTGCTGAAACTCTACCGTTATCTGATCGATTCCCGGGACAGGGGCTGGAAAGAGAGGCTTGAGGTATTGACCTCAATGGATGGTTTATGGAAATGCAGGTCTGTGTATGCCTGCACAGAAGTTTGTCCCAAAGGGCTTAACCCCGGGGCTGTGATCGATAAATTGAAGCGTATAATATTGTCTGATAGGTTAAAATTGTCTGTATAA
- a CDS encoding Ferrous iron transport protein B, with amino-acid sequence MVSYKKVLNSQITKILIFAVSLWLVFNAIFFLGTHPTQLVDSLFQIVVRFVWFNVANETLRDFLVYGFLTGLFGFLIYVPNIAILFLMANFFHATGITGKAAEIADPIFRRLGLNGYSFPSLFFGFGCSVNAIHCAETSIEDRKNRLVTMLISPFWSCGAKFAVFVMLISVVFEPRYAGSILFLLYILGISFSIFSAWLFRKILKLKKKACVKPVEPTVLKRPDVPNIINKTFKDSWVFMLKAGSVIVAAAILIWALSYWPGYPKENYAQLVSYARENNVHVPPRISLSFYNSYMSRFGKTIEPVFRPLGQNWRTGVALINGLAGNKIILSSMVTFYGIEYGPESKITLLDAVKADNIFTVFSAFAMMLFVLLRGSCIASVAMFHNAFKSRKLTALFFVYPVISAWIVSVAFYQTSQLIRGIF; translated from the coding sequence ATGGTTTCCTACAAGAAAGTGTTAAACAGTCAAATCACGAAAATTTTGATCTTCGCAGTTTCACTCTGGTTGGTTTTCAATGCGATCTTTTTTCTTGGGACCCACCCCACACAGCTCGTTGACTCTCTTTTTCAGATCGTGGTCAGATTTGTGTGGTTTAATGTAGCAAACGAGACATTGAGAGATTTTCTTGTTTATGGTTTTCTGACCGGGCTGTTTGGGTTTTTGATATATGTTCCCAATATTGCGATACTTTTTTTAATGGCGAATTTTTTTCATGCCACCGGCATCACAGGTAAAGCAGCAGAAATAGCGGATCCGATTTTCCGCCGCCTGGGACTCAATGGTTACTCTTTCCCCTCACTTTTTTTCGGGTTTGGCTGTAGTGTCAATGCGATCCATTGTGCTGAGACATCGATTGAAGATCGAAAAAACAGATTGGTGACAATGCTGATCTCCCCATTCTGGAGCTGCGGGGCAAAATTTGCAGTTTTTGTGATGCTGATATCTGTGGTGTTTGAACCCAGATATGCGGGATCAATTTTGTTCTTACTTTACATCCTTGGAATCAGTTTTTCTATCTTTTCAGCCTGGTTGTTCAGAAAAATCCTAAAATTAAAGAAAAAAGCATGTGTTAAGCCCGTGGAACCTACGGTTCTTAAGCGACCTGATGTTCCAAATATCATAAACAAGACATTCAAAGACAGTTGGGTTTTTATGCTAAAGGCCGGGTCTGTTATCGTTGCTGCTGCGATACTGATCTGGGCATTATCATATTGGCCTGGCTACCCAAAGGAAAATTATGCTCAGTTGGTGTCTTATGCCAGGGAGAACAATGTCCATGTTCCACCAAGAATATCACTTTCCTTTTATAATAGCTACATGTCAAGATTTGGAAAAACTATTGAGCCGGTATTCAGACCTTTAGGGCAGAATTGGAGAACCGGTGTTGCGTTAATAAATGGGCTGGCAGGTAATAAGATTATACTTTCATCAATGGTAACTTTCTATGGGATAGAATATGGGCCTGAAAGCAAGATAACACTTCTTGATGCTGTGAAGGCGGATAATATTTTTACCGTGTTTTCTGCTTTTGCCATGATGCTTTTTGTACTTTTGCGTGGTAGCTGTATTGCCTCTGTTGCCATGTTTCACAACGCATTTAAATCGAGAAAACTTACAGCGCTCTTCTTTGTATATCCTGTTATTTCGGCCTGGATTGTAAGTGTCGCATTTTATCAGACAAGTCAGCTGATAAGGGGGATTTTTTAA
- a CDS encoding ABC transporter substrate-binding protein translates to MVKIAILISILPSLLFAHAHVFIDWKAHAVFDEEGLKGVYINWAFDRMFSAFIRNEFDTDRTGELTAEQQQRVRQGAFENLSGENYFTNILVNGQSINIPEPEQFSARLEGNVAEYTFFLPLNIKSKPENQEVTIFFYDPVIYVAYTLDNRGLSIQNKAEDSIEASIERTRVRFVTRAVINFKDKN, encoded by the coding sequence ATGGTAAAAATTGCTATCCTGATCTCGATTCTCCCCTCACTTCTGTTTGCCCATGCTCATGTATTTATTGACTGGAAAGCTCATGCTGTTTTTGATGAAGAGGGGCTCAAAGGTGTATATATCAACTGGGCCTTCGACAGAATGTTTTCTGCATTCATCAGAAATGAATTTGATACCGACAGGACCGGGGAACTCACTGCTGAGCAGCAACAAAGAGTTCGCCAGGGAGCTTTTGAGAACCTGAGTGGTGAAAATTATTTCACCAACATCCTTGTAAATGGCCAATCAATAAACATTCCCGAACCTGAACAGTTCTCTGCACGACTTGAAGGAAATGTGGCAGAGTACACGTTTTTTCTGCCACTGAACATCAAATCGAAACCAGAAAACCAGGAAGTAACAATCTTTTTCTACGATCCGGTAATCTATGTGGCATACACCCTGGATAATCGGGGACTAAGCATTCAGAACAAGGCAGAAGACTCAATTGAAGCCTCAATCGAACGTACAAGAGTCAGGTTTGTCACCAGAGCAGTAATTAATTTCAAGGACAAGAACTAA